A portion of the Candidatus Ruthia endofausta genome contains these proteins:
- a CDS encoding YbgC/FadM family acyl-CoA thioesterase → MSQLNVRVYYEDTNSGGVTYYANCLKFIERGRSEFLRELGSEQDQLMHYQAIIFAVESLSSEYLLPAKFNDLLTIHTEIEKLRRASLIFSQKIVVLKQNKILFKAQIIVTCLNAISFKPCAIPSATLEKING, encoded by the coding sequence ATGAGTCAATTAAACGTTCGTGTTTATTACGAGGACACTAATAGTGGTGGTGTGACTTATTATGCCAATTGCCTTAAATTTATCGAAAGGGGACGTAGTGAATTTTTACGAGAGTTGGGTTCTGAACAAGATCAATTAATGCATTATCAGGCAATTATTTTTGCTGTCGAATCACTGAGTAGTGAGTATTTGCTTCCAGCCAAATTTAATGATTTATTAACTATTCACACTGAAATAGAAAAATTACGGCGCGCCAGTCTGATTTTTTCACAAAAAATAGTGGTTTTAAAGCAAAATAAGATATTATTTAAAGCGCAAATAATCGTGACTTGTCTGAATGCAATTAGTTTTAAGCCTTGTGCTATTCCTAGTGCAACTTTGGAGAAAATAAATGGATAA
- the ruvB gene encoding Holliday junction branch migration DNA helicase RuvB has protein sequence MIEEDFLVGGQDQGNEDLVMTSVRPNSLESYIGQDDVKSQMALFIKAAKKRKDVLDHCLIYGPSGLGKTTLANVIANQMSTGIKQTSGPVLERSGDLAAILTKLEPYDILFIDEIHRLNSVVEEILYPALEDFKLDIMVGEGVAAHSVQLELPPFTLIGATTRAGMLTSPLRDRFGIVQRLQFYNVKDLRMIVERSADILGIQIESKGALEIAKRSRGTPRIANRLLRRVRDFADVKTNSVIHQAIAKEALTTLKVDEAGLEQLDRDYLAIMVNKFSGGPVGLDTLASAISEERGTLEDMVEPYLIQQGFIMRTPRGRSATDLAYAHLDFTNDSKSNDLFNQ, from the coding sequence ATGATAGAAGAAGATTTTTTAGTAGGTGGGCAAGACCAAGGCAATGAAGATTTGGTAATGACTTCAGTACGTCCGAATTCTTTAGAGAGTTATATTGGGCAAGACGATGTTAAGTCGCAAATGGCATTGTTTATTAAAGCGGCAAAAAAACGCAAAGATGTGCTGGATCACTGTTTAATTTATGGCCCTTCTGGTTTGGGTAAAACCACACTAGCAAATGTGATTGCCAATCAAATGTCCACAGGTATTAAGCAAACCTCTGGTCCAGTATTAGAGCGTTCAGGAGATTTGGCAGCAATTTTGACAAAACTTGAACCGTATGATATTCTATTTATTGATGAAATTCATCGCCTTAATTCTGTGGTTGAGGAAATTCTTTATCCAGCTTTAGAAGATTTTAAATTAGATATTATGGTGGGTGAGGGTGTGGCTGCGCATTCCGTGCAACTTGAATTACCACCTTTTACGTTAATTGGTGCTACTACTCGTGCTGGCATGTTAACTTCACCACTTAGAGATCGTTTTGGCATTGTCCAGCGTTTGCAGTTTTACAATGTTAAAGATTTAAGAATGATTGTTGAGCGTTCAGCAGATATTTTGGGCATTCAAATTGAATCAAAAGGTGCATTAGAAATTGCCAAGCGATCTCGTGGAACGCCTAGAATTGCCAATCGATTATTACGCCGTGTTCGTGATTTTGCCGATGTAAAGACCAATAGTGTGATTCATCAAGCTATTGCCAAAGAGGCACTAACAACACTTAAAGTAGATGAAGCAGGGCTTGAGCAATTAGACCGTGATTATCTTGCTATTATGGTGAATAAATTTTCTGGTGGTCCTGTGGGTTTGGACACACTGGCAAGCGCTATTAGCGAAGAGCGTGGCACCTTAGAAGACATGGTAGAGCCGTATCTGATTCAACAAGGTTTTATTATGCGCACACCACGTGGGCGTAGTGCTACAGACTTAGCTTATGCACATTTGGACTTTACCAATGACTCAAAATCGAATGATTTATTTAATCAATGA
- a CDS encoding lipoprotein insertase outer membrane protein LolB: MKRIMIACFALFLSSCSTLNIQPTKLAHQQTLLSVWGAHGRLSVSVNNDTKTSGFEVSFNHHDYKLILSTAFGFGQISIESNQQKLLINGESINLTFDQWMTREMGWYLPIDTLAKILFKNEINSVHHWLIKISRYQLIGGIKYPKVIRFNHLTKPIKIKLLVNEINQLK; this comes from the coding sequence ATGAAACGAATAATGATTGCGTGCTTTGCTTTGTTTTTATCAAGTTGCTCAACACTTAACATTCAGCCTACAAAGTTAGCGCATCAACAAACTTTGCTGAGTGTTTGGGGAGCGCATGGCAGATTAAGTGTGAGTGTTAATAATGACACAAAAACATCAGGTTTTGAGGTGAGTTTTAATCACCATGACTATAAACTTATATTAAGCACAGCCTTTGGTTTTGGTCAAATTTCGATCGAGTCTAATCAACAAAAGTTGTTGATTAATGGTGAGTCAATCAATCTAACGTTTGATCAATGGATGACGAGAGAGATGGGGTGGTACTTGCCCATTGATACTTTGGCAAAGATACTGTTTAAAAATGAGATAAATAGCGTCCACCATTGGCTAATTAAAATTAGCCGTTATCAATTAATTGGTGGTATTAAATATCCGAAAGTGATTCGTTTTAATCATCTGACCAAGCCCATCAAAATCAAACTACTGGTTAATGAAATTAATCAGTTAAAATAG
- the hemA gene encoding glutamyl-tRNA reductase: MSRIAILSVNHQLAPVEVREKVAFAPDKLTQALSNLHHIDGIDACIILSTCNRVEIYVASNHKNPKELLSDYLAKTHDIKRDTIDSYLNYFENNEALTHLCNVATGLDSLVLGEPQILGQLKDAYHAAKEAKTLNKLLEKLSQHAFSTAKKIRTDTQIGASPVSIAYCAVKLSEKIFEKLSEQTVLLIGAGEMIELCAQYLNQKGVNKMIIANRTIENAKKIAHLYQAQSVSLKQFSSIVYKADIIISSTAALVPIIGKGLIESALKKRKHKPIFMLDIAIPRDIEPEVGQLDDVYLYTIDDLKQVVNDNIGNREKEKSLAQEIIIKQNQIFNQWLNTMPNEQMVQSYQFGANSIKNKLLKRAIKQLKNGADSEDIIRKLADQLANKLLHLPFKNIKQTSIENLPQCEGCIPHIKK; encoded by the coding sequence ATGTCACGAATTGCAATTTTAAGTGTCAATCACCAACTCGCACCTGTTGAAGTGCGAGAAAAAGTTGCTTTTGCACCAGATAAATTAACTCAAGCACTAAGTAATCTTCATCATATTGATGGCATTGATGCTTGTATTATTCTTTCCACTTGCAATCGCGTAGAGATTTATGTCGCCTCTAATCATAAAAACCCTAAAGAGTTGTTGAGTGATTATCTTGCCAAAACACACGACATTAAACGTGACACAATCGATTCTTATTTGAATTATTTTGAAAACAATGAGGCACTTACACACCTATGCAACGTTGCCACAGGTCTTGATTCATTGGTGCTGGGCGAACCACAAATTCTAGGTCAATTAAAAGATGCCTATCACGCAGCAAAAGAAGCCAAAACTCTAAATAAGCTATTAGAAAAACTATCCCAACATGCATTCTCAACTGCCAAAAAAATACGTACCGACACCCAAATTGGCGCTTCACCCGTCTCAATTGCCTATTGCGCGGTAAAACTTAGTGAAAAAATTTTTGAAAAGTTATCCGAACAAACTGTTTTGCTCATCGGTGCAGGGGAGATGATTGAACTGTGTGCACAATATCTTAACCAGAAAGGGGTTAATAAGATGATTATTGCCAACAGAACCATTGAAAATGCAAAAAAAATTGCCCATTTATATCAAGCACAATCTGTTAGTTTAAAACAATTTTCATCCATTGTATACAAAGCAGATATTATCATTTCTTCAACAGCAGCTTTAGTGCCCATTATCGGCAAAGGCTTAATTGAAAGTGCTCTAAAAAAGCGCAAACACAAACCAATATTTATGCTTGATATTGCTATCCCTAGAGATATTGAGCCTGAAGTAGGTCAATTAGATGATGTATATTTATATACCATTGACGATTTGAAGCAAGTGGTTAATGACAATATCGGTAACAGAGAGAAAGAAAAAAGTTTGGCACAAGAAATTATCATTAAACAAAATCAAATCTTTAATCAGTGGTTGAATACTATGCCTAACGAGCAAATGGTACAGTCCTATCAATTTGGTGCAAACTCAATTAAAAACAAACTCTTAAAAAGAGCCATCAAACAACTAAAAAATGGTGCTGATTCTGAAGATATTATTCGTAAGCTTGCTGATCAATTAGCCAACAAACTATTACATTTACCCTTTAAAAATATCAAACAAACTTCCATTGAAAATTTACCCCAATGTGAAGGCTGTATACCTCATATTAAAAAATAA
- the prfA gene encoding peptide chain release factor 1, which yields MNASILAKLEQLSMRLEEVGTMLSDPEVASDVKKFTKLSIEHAQLIPVNQQFQAYLSHQKNLEDAQLILFEDDMDIKAMAKEEILDAKKNLDHLDLELKKSLLPKDPNNSRNIIIEIRAGTGGDEASIFSGDLFKMYSRYTEKQKWQIEVINASFGEHGGFKEIIARISGVNVYSKLKFESGVHRVQRVPETESQGRIHTSACTVAIMPEVENIEQVNINMSDVRVDTFRASGAGGQHVNKTDSAVRVMHIPTGTVVECQDGRSQHKNKAQALSVLASRILDAQQQEQHKQQASTRKELIGSGDRSQRIRTYNYPQGRITDHRINLTLYKLSEIMEGDLSVIIEPLILEQQTNQLTELNNALS from the coding sequence ATGAATGCATCTATCCTTGCCAAATTAGAGCAACTATCAATGCGCCTTGAAGAAGTGGGCACTATGTTATCCGACCCAGAAGTTGCTAGTGACGTTAAAAAATTCACAAAGCTGTCTATTGAGCATGCTCAATTAATCCCAGTTAATCAACAATTTCAGGCCTATTTATCACATCAGAAAAATCTAGAAGATGCACAGTTAATACTGTTTGAAGACGACATGGATATAAAAGCCATGGCCAAAGAGGAAATACTGGATGCTAAAAAAAATTTAGACCATCTTGATTTAGAGCTTAAAAAATCTCTCTTACCAAAAGACCCTAACAATTCTCGAAACATTATCATTGAAATTAGAGCAGGTACAGGTGGCGATGAAGCCAGTATTTTTTCAGGTGATTTGTTCAAAATGTACAGTCGCTACACCGAAAAACAGAAATGGCAAATAGAAGTTATAAACGCTAGCTTTGGCGAGCATGGTGGTTTTAAAGAAATCATTGCACGCATTAGTGGTGTGAATGTTTACTCAAAATTAAAATTTGAATCTGGCGTACATCGCGTACAACGTGTACCAGAAACTGAAAGTCAAGGTCGAATACACACTTCAGCATGTACAGTTGCTATCATGCCTGAGGTTGAAAATATTGAACAAGTCAATATTAATATGAGTGACGTCCGCGTTGATACCTTTAGAGCTAGTGGTGCAGGTGGTCAACATGTTAATAAAACTGATTCAGCTGTGCGCGTAATGCATATTCCAACTGGCACTGTGGTTGAATGCCAAGATGGTCGCTCGCAACATAAAAATAAAGCCCAGGCCTTGTCAGTATTAGCATCACGTATTCTTGACGCACAACAACAAGAGCAACACAAACAACAAGCATCAACCCGCAAGGAATTGATAGGTAGTGGCGATCGTTCACAGCGTATTCGTACCTATAATTACCCACAGGGGCGTATTACCGACCATCGTATTAATTTAACCTTATACAAACTTTCAGAAATTATGGAAGGCGATTTAAGTGTAATTATTGAGCCATTAATCCTTGAGCAACAAACCAATCAATTAACAGAATTGAATAATGCTCTAAGCTGA
- a CDS encoding metal ABC transporter permease has product MEDFIFRAVLAAIGISIISGSLGCFVIWKHMSYFSESISHSALLGVSFGLASGLGIHFSLVIVGAIFAILIVILQRRQFLSNDAILGIFSHIALSLGIVVLSFIGGANTDYFSLLFGDILSVTNVDIVWVYVILMVLASLLIIFWQRLLLLTLNEELAVAQGLNRDFYQLLFMLMIALAVSVSVQIVGVLLITSLLIIPPAVARVFANTPSGMAFQSVIVSMVAVGIGLSASIVYDLATGPAIVIALGGLFILSQLVYKRSA; this is encoded by the coding sequence GTGGAAGATTTTATTTTTAGGGCTGTTCTAGCGGCCATTGGTATTTCAATTATTTCAGGCTCATTGGGCTGTTTTGTTATCTGGAAACACATGAGTTATTTTTCAGAATCGATTTCGCATTCGGCACTTTTGGGGGTATCTTTTGGGCTTGCTAGTGGTCTAGGTATTCATTTTAGTTTGGTAATAGTGGGTGCAATATTTGCAATACTTATTGTTATCTTACAACGAAGGCAGTTTTTGTCTAATGATGCTATTTTAGGTATTTTTTCACACATTGCTTTATCATTAGGCATTGTTGTTTTAAGTTTTATTGGTGGCGCTAATACGGATTATTTTTCACTCTTATTTGGTGATATTTTATCTGTTACTAACGTTGATATTGTTTGGGTGTATGTAATTTTAATGGTGCTTGCCTCACTGCTTATTATTTTTTGGCAACGTTTATTATTACTAACCTTAAATGAAGAGTTGGCAGTTGCACAAGGGCTTAATCGAGATTTTTATCAGTTGTTATTTATGTTAATGATTGCGTTGGCTGTTTCTGTTTCAGTGCAAATTGTGGGCGTGCTTTTGATTACTTCTTTGCTGATTATTCCACCAGCTGTTGCTAGAGTATTTGCTAATACCCCCAGTGGCATGGCATTTCAGTCAGTTATTGTTTCCATGGTTGCAGTTGGTATTGGTCTTAGTGCTTCAATAGTTTATGATTTAGCCACAGGGCCAGCAATTGTGATTGCGTTGGGTGGATTGTTTATATTGTCACAACTTGTGTATAAAAGATCAGCTTAG
- the fur gene encoding ferric iron uptake transcriptional regulator encodes MDAQDLKSAGLKVTLPRLKILEILETSENHHMSAEDIYRTLIMQGEEVGVATIYRVLTQFEEAGMVNKLNFDNGQSVFELSNVDHHDHLVCVKCGKIDEFSDEIIEQHQHDIANKYSYQLTDHCLYLYGLCKDCH; translated from the coding sequence ATGGATGCTCAAGATTTAAAAAGTGCAGGGCTTAAAGTCACACTACCAAGGTTGAAGATTTTGGAAATTTTAGAAACCAGTGAAAATCATCACATGAGTGCTGAAGATATCTATCGCACTTTAATCATGCAAGGTGAAGAAGTGGGTGTGGCAACGATTTATCGAGTACTCACTCAATTTGAAGAAGCGGGCATGGTCAATAAACTTAATTTTGACAATGGCCAAAGTGTGTTTGAGTTGTCCAATGTGGATCATCATGATCATTTAGTATGCGTCAAATGCGGCAAAATTGATGAATTTTCTGATGAGATTATTGAGCAGCACCAACATGATATTGCTAACAAATATAGCTATCAACTTACCGATCATTGTTTGTATTTATACGGGCTCTGTAAAGACTGTCACTAA
- a CDS encoding outer membrane protein assembly factor BamE: protein MNKLTLIVSLLPFLSACLPKIPDMPLLTLYKDDIHQGSVLERFKINQLKLGMSKIQVQDLIGSPSIIDSFHNNQWDYINHSTLYKKDDIHYRLILKFNDTVLTHINTTGIGSLSQLTNKEKEAENKRIGDEKRQKKLKKKP, encoded by the coding sequence ATGAACAAATTAACTTTGATTGTATCCTTATTACCATTCTTATCTGCATGTCTGCCTAAAATACCAGATATGCCATTACTAACACTATATAAAGATGACATCCACCAAGGCTCGGTACTGGAAAGATTTAAAATTAATCAATTGAAATTAGGCATGTCTAAAATACAGGTGCAAGATTTAATTGGATCGCCAAGCATTATTGATTCCTTTCACAACAACCAATGGGACTACATTAACCACTCTACTTTGTATAAAAAGGATGATATCCACTATCGCTTAATATTAAAATTTAACGATACCGTACTGACGCATATCAACACAACTGGTATCGGCTCATTATCACAACTTACTAACAAAGAAAAAGAAGCAGAAAACAAACGTATTGGTGATGAAAAGAGGCAAAAAAAGCTAAAGAAAAAGCCTTAG
- a CDS encoding S49 family peptidase, whose amino-acid sequence MKRTTDEQLADIAQEFVRQNKSKRRWRIIFGLLFVGYLSFIFYVNVSESGILEVVLKKESPFVAEVVLSGTIQNSGSIDADEAIELLRSAFESENAEAVILRINSPGGSPVQSSRIYKAIVRFKKQFDKKIYVVVEDVCASGCYYIVSAADEIYADESSIIGSIGVVMSSFGAVDAIKKLGIKRRLYTAGKYKGLLDSFSPEDEKTLIHIQTNILDKSHKNFIDAVKAGRGDRLSKHKDLFTGLIWLGQDANKLGLIDGIADANYIAKHIIGIDSRILFEKEKTLLEQLTEASVKGAALAIGDKLTFQNLIGSLQ is encoded by the coding sequence ATGAAACGCACCACTGATGAACAACTAGCCGATATTGCACAAGAATTTGTACGCCAAAATAAATCCAAACGTCGTTGGCGTATTATATTTGGCCTATTATTTGTTGGTTATCTTTCTTTTATATTTTATGTTAATGTGAGTGAAAGTGGAATACTAGAGGTAGTACTCAAAAAAGAATCCCCTTTTGTTGCTGAAGTGGTATTAAGTGGCACCATTCAAAATTCAGGTTCAATTGATGCTGATGAAGCTATTGAATTACTACGTAGTGCGTTTGAATCAGAAAATGCAGAAGCCGTTATTCTAAGAATTAATTCACCAGGTGGCTCACCTGTACAATCTAGTAGAATTTACAAGGCCATTGTGCGTTTTAAAAAGCAGTTTGATAAAAAAATCTATGTGGTGGTTGAAGATGTTTGCGCTTCAGGTTGTTATTATATTGTCTCAGCTGCTGATGAAATATATGCAGATGAATCTTCAATTATTGGTAGTATTGGCGTGGTTATGTCTAGTTTTGGTGCGGTTGATGCCATTAAAAAACTAGGCATTAAAAGGCGACTCTATACCGCAGGAAAATATAAGGGCTTGTTAGATTCTTTTTCTCCAGAAGATGAAAAAACATTAATACACATTCAAACCAATATCTTAGATAAATCACATAAAAACTTTATTGATGCCGTTAAAGCGGGCAGGGGTGACAGATTGTCAAAACATAAAGACTTATTTACAGGTTTGATCTGGCTTGGACAAGATGCTAATAAACTAGGGTTAATAGATGGTATTGCAGATGCGAATTATATCGCTAAGCATATTATTGGTATTGATTCAAGAATTTTATTTGAAAAAGAAAAGACTCTGTTAGAACAGTTAACCGAAGCAAGTGTTAAAGGCGCTGCATTGGCTATTGGAGATAAGTTAACATTTCAAAATCTCATTGGATCTTTACAGTAA
- the ccmA gene encoding cytochrome c biogenesis heme-transporting ATPase CcmA, with protein sequence MLKIDNLSCQKGYNLLFNRLSFEVNPGDILRITGTNGSGKTSLLKILSGLDAQEQSCVSLDSHAVKSEAYQEEIFYLGHLSALSGELSALENLEFLTGLNKSTNQIQLIKALSNIGLKGYEDEYCAKLSAGQKRRVILAGLFISNAKVWLLDEPFTALDPDGVAIIERRINKHCEQGGLCLFTTHQSSTLPNQKALAL encoded by the coding sequence ATGTTAAAAATAGATAATCTTAGTTGTCAAAAAGGCTACAACCTTTTATTCAACCGTCTTTCTTTCGAAGTCAATCCAGGTGATATTTTACGCATTACTGGCACCAATGGTAGCGGCAAAACTTCACTGCTTAAAATTTTATCAGGTCTTGACGCGCAAGAACAAAGCTGTGTTTCTTTAGACAGTCATGCAGTCAAATCAGAAGCCTACCAAGAAGAAATTTTTTATTTAGGTCACTTATCAGCACTTAGTGGAGAATTAAGTGCACTTGAAAATCTTGAATTTTTAACTGGACTTAATAAATCTACCAACCAAATACAATTAATTAAAGCATTAAGTAACATCGGTTTAAAAGGTTATGAAGATGAATACTGCGCCAAACTATCAGCAGGACAAAAGCGCCGTGTTATTTTGGCAGGATTGTTCATCTCCAATGCTAAAGTTTGGCTACTAGATGAGCCTTTTACTGCACTTGATCCTGATGGTGTAGCCATTATTGAGCGTAGAATTAACAAACACTGCGAACAAGGTGGCTTGTGCCTATTTACTACGCATCAAAGTTCAACTTTGCCTAATCAAAAGGCGTTGGCACTATGA
- the ccmB gene encoding heme exporter protein CcmB — MNIYLQALKRDLRIAIRNPSSILNPLLFFIISVSLFPLAISPETATLAQIAAGIIWVASMLSVLLSLNALFHHDFENGVLEQMVISHHSLSLLILSKITAHWILTGIPIILLSPLLGLFLFLGGDGIWVLMLTLLLATPSLSLIGAIGASLIVGIKNSGMLLSLLILPLYTPILIFASSAVSQAQFGLEITGQLYFLATILIVSLMTAPFLSGIALKISLE, encoded by the coding sequence ATGAATATTTATCTGCAAGCCTTAAAGCGTGACTTACGCATTGCTATTCGTAACCCTTCTAGCATATTAAACCCGCTGTTATTCTTTATTATATCGGTATCATTATTTCCCCTAGCCATCAGTCCTGAAACTGCCACACTTGCTCAAATTGCAGCGGGTATTATTTGGGTTGCTTCAATGCTTTCAGTACTGCTTTCACTTAACGCTTTATTCCATCACGATTTTGAAAATGGCGTTTTAGAACAAATGGTGATTTCTCACCATTCATTATCTTTGCTTATTTTGTCAAAAATTACCGCTCATTGGATTTTAACTGGTATCCCCATTATTCTACTATCACCTTTATTGGGGTTGTTTTTATTTCTTGGTGGTGATGGCATCTGGGTGCTAATGCTAACACTATTATTAGCCACACCGAGCCTGAGTCTTATTGGTGCCATTGGTGCTTCACTGATTGTTGGTATTAAAAATTCTGGCATGTTGTTATCTTTATTGATACTACCTTTGTATACTCCCATTCTTATTTTTGCCTCAAGTGCAGTATCTCAAGCACAATTTGGCTTAGAGATTACCGGTCAATTGTATTTTTTAGCCACAATTCTCATAGTAAGTTTAATGACTGCGCCATTTCTCAGTGGCATTGCCTTAAAAATAAGCCTAGAATAA
- the metK gene encoding methionine adenosyltransferase, with protein sequence MIFTSESVSAGHPDKVCDQISDAILDAALTQDKNSRVAVETLVKDNHVILAGEITTDANINFEQIVRNTIIDIGYNCDEYGFNGHTCDITNLLGEQSQDIALGVDESSNHEQGAGDQGLMFGYACNATDVLMPAPILYAHLLVARQAKLMKDSTLPWLRPDAKSQVSMIYDGHKIKGIDAVVLSTQHGNDISLADLREAILEEVIKPVLPSEWLSNKTQYHINPTGHFVIGGPVGDAGLTGRKIIVDTYGGMARHGGGAFSGKDPSKVDRSAAYATRYVAKNIVAAGLADRCEIQVSYAIGVAEPTSINVETFGTGKISNQTIERLIHEHFDLRPKGLIAMLDLKRPIYQKTASYGHFGRTEDDISWEKTNRTHLLK encoded by the coding sequence ATGATATTCACTTCTGAATCTGTCTCTGCCGGTCACCCTGATAAAGTTTGTGATCAAATTTCTGATGCCATCTTAGATGCAGCATTAACACAAGATAAAAATTCACGTGTTGCTGTTGAAACTTTAGTTAAAGACAATCATGTCATACTGGCAGGTGAAATTACCACAGACGCCAACATTAACTTTGAGCAAATTGTGCGCAACACTATTATTGATATTGGCTACAATTGTGATGAATATGGCTTTAATGGTCACACTTGCGACATTACTAATTTATTGGGTGAACAATCTCAAGATATCGCCTTAGGCGTTGATGAATCATCCAATCACGAACAAGGTGCAGGCGACCAAGGTTTAATGTTTGGTTATGCTTGCAATGCCACTGACGTATTGATGCCAGCACCTATTTTATATGCACACCTTTTAGTTGCACGTCAAGCAAAACTAATGAAGGACAGTACATTACCTTGGCTGCGCCCTGATGCAAAATCCCAAGTATCCATGATTTATGATGGTCATAAAATTAAAGGTATTGACGCTGTTGTTTTATCAACCCAACATGGTAATGATATTTCGCTTGCAGATTTGCGAGAGGCTATTTTGGAGGAAGTCATAAAGCCCGTACTACCTAGTGAATGGCTAAGTAATAAAACCCAGTATCACATCAACCCAACAGGTCATTTTGTCATTGGTGGTCCGGTAGGCGATGCAGGCCTTACAGGTCGTAAAATCATTGTTGACACTTATGGTGGTATGGCTCGCCACGGTGGCGGTGCATTTTCTGGCAAAGATCCATCAAAGGTTGACCGCTCTGCAGCTTATGCAACGCGTTATGTGGCTAAAAATATTGTTGCTGCTGGCTTGGCTGACAGGTGTGAGATTCAAGTTTCTTATGCCATTGGTGTGGCAGAACCCACCTCAATTAATGTGGAAACCTTTGGTACAGGAAAAATCAGCAACCAGACAATTGAGCGCTTAATACACGAACATTTTGACTTACGCCCTAAAGGCTTAATTGCGATGCTTGATCTTAAACGCCCTATTTATCAAAAAACTGCCAGTTATGGTCACTTTGGACGTACAGAAGATGACATTAGTTGGGAGAAAACTAACCGCACCCACTTACTGAAATAA